One Epidermidibacterium keratini DNA segment encodes these proteins:
- a CDS encoding alpha/beta fold hydrolase: protein MDRYWLPRSELWRGREIKWGVWGEGPPVVLLHGTPWSSVLWQRTARRLAASYRVYAWDMPGYGQSSKDPRYAVDLGVQSQAFADLLELWRLEQPHVIAHDIGGAVGLRTRLLGERTFASLCLVDVVALRPWGSPFFRLVQQHSEVFEQLPAAIHRGALEAYIRGASHAGLSEEELAALAAPWLEETSGQSAFYRQIAQADERFTAEIEGDLGRIDEPVHIIWGQEDTWIPPDRATRLQDAIPGSTLRLVPDAGHLIQLDAPEVLDAELERWLAEVKQRARRSAR, encoded by the coding sequence ATGGATCGTTATTGGCTGCCGCGCAGCGAACTGTGGCGCGGTCGTGAGATCAAGTGGGGCGTCTGGGGCGAGGGTCCTCCCGTCGTACTCCTACATGGCACGCCGTGGTCGTCCGTGCTGTGGCAGCGGACGGCCCGCCGACTGGCGGCGTCGTACCGCGTCTATGCGTGGGACATGCCGGGATACGGACAGAGCTCCAAAGATCCCCGATATGCGGTCGATCTCGGTGTGCAGTCGCAGGCGTTCGCAGACTTGCTTGAGCTGTGGCGTCTTGAGCAGCCGCATGTCATCGCGCACGACATCGGCGGCGCGGTGGGTCTGCGTACTCGGCTGCTGGGCGAGCGCACGTTTGCGTCGTTGTGTCTGGTCGACGTGGTGGCGCTGCGCCCATGGGGTTCGCCGTTCTTTCGTCTCGTGCAGCAGCATTCCGAGGTGTTCGAGCAATTGCCCGCCGCCATCCACCGCGGCGCGCTTGAGGCATACATCCGCGGCGCAAGTCACGCTGGGCTGAGCGAAGAGGAACTCGCTGCCCTGGCGGCACCTTGGTTAGAGGAGACATCAGGACAGTCGGCGTTCTACCGCCAGATCGCCCAGGCCGATGAGCGATTCACCGCCGAGATCGAAGGCGACCTCGGGCGCATCGACGAGCCGGTGCATATCATCTGGGGGCAGGAGGACACCTGGATTCCGCCGGATCGCGCGACGCGACTTCAGGATGCGATACCCGGCTCAACGCTTCGGCTGGTGCCCGATGCCGGGCACCTCATCCAGCTCGACGCGCCGGAGGTGCTGGACGCCGAGCTGGAGAGGTGGCTAGCGGAGGTTAAGCAGCGGGCTCGTCGATCCGCTCGATGA
- a CDS encoding hydantoinase B/oxoprolinase family protein produces the protein MSETSKNLDPILVEIVAGTLASIEAEVETAIGRTSRSPMIRDAHDYRAGIYDAKMRKLTGRSYSALVQPVVRDYPIETMKPGDVFFHNDVYRSEGGIGHLPDLCVTVPVFVGEEVVGFVQAFGHHDDIGGAVPGSMPSHATSVYEEGLMVPPIKLWDAGVPNESALKIMTRNSRMPDSLAADLDAECSACLMGAQRVSELFERYGRAEVEAAFDAILDANTEVFRKEILAKIPDGEYVWEDYAEQDGIDDPRLYAQRITLTKTSAGDGVTDAHLTLDFTGTSPQAKGPINHCGNYSDGNFLAKWLAPILRNLADTPERMAELDVNEGIIPLITMKFPEPGTLLTPIFPAPTNARTFVILRLLGVFAGVLAKAVDGRMPADQETIRYTGVYGEDLDGKPYLMREVLGGGSGGRYYADGEDTIHVVPDSRNLPTEFTESRFPFLVERLGLAVDSGGPGRHRGGLGYEKHIRMLKDANFMSIADRSILSCWGVKGGKAGRPFRITIDPDGPNERNVDALSDSEPVKAGEVIRIRTTGGGGWGDPLERPTDEVLRDVVWGKVSIDGARDDYGVVVTGSEDEYAVDDAATQKLRASQRREAGDEPFFDRGPGYAQLSGGKSHADVDFV, from the coding sequence ATGAGTGAAACATCGAAGAATCTCGATCCGATTCTCGTCGAGATCGTCGCCGGCACCCTCGCCTCGATCGAGGCCGAGGTCGAGACCGCGATCGGTCGCACGTCGCGCTCACCGATGATCCGTGACGCGCACGACTACCGTGCCGGAATCTACGACGCGAAGATGCGCAAGCTGACCGGTCGGTCGTACTCGGCGTTGGTGCAGCCCGTCGTACGCGACTATCCGATCGAGACGATGAAGCCCGGCGACGTCTTCTTCCACAACGACGTCTACCGCTCCGAGGGCGGAATCGGGCACCTGCCTGACCTGTGCGTGACCGTTCCGGTCTTCGTCGGCGAGGAAGTCGTCGGTTTCGTGCAGGCCTTCGGTCACCACGACGACATCGGCGGCGCCGTACCCGGCTCGATGCCTTCGCACGCGACCAGCGTGTACGAAGAGGGGCTGATGGTCCCGCCGATCAAGCTGTGGGATGCCGGCGTACCCAACGAGTCGGCGCTGAAAATCATGACCCGCAACTCGCGCATGCCCGACTCGCTCGCCGCGGACCTCGACGCCGAGTGTTCGGCGTGCCTGATGGGTGCGCAGCGGGTCTCTGAGCTGTTCGAGCGTTACGGCCGCGCCGAGGTCGAGGCGGCGTTCGATGCGATCCTCGATGCCAACACCGAGGTGTTCCGCAAGGAGATCCTCGCCAAGATCCCCGACGGCGAATACGTCTGGGAGGACTACGCCGAGCAGGACGGCATCGACGACCCGCGGCTCTACGCGCAGCGGATCACGCTGACGAAGACCTCGGCCGGCGACGGCGTCACCGATGCCCACCTGACGTTGGACTTCACCGGCACCAGCCCGCAGGCCAAGGGCCCGATCAACCACTGCGGCAACTACAGCGACGGCAACTTCCTGGCCAAGTGGCTCGCGCCGATCCTGCGCAACCTGGCCGACACTCCCGAACGGATGGCCGAGCTCGACGTCAACGAGGGCATCATCCCGCTCATCACGATGAAGTTCCCGGAGCCGGGCACGCTGCTGACGCCGATCTTCCCGGCGCCGACCAACGCCCGCACGTTCGTCATCCTGCGGCTGCTGGGCGTTTTTGCCGGCGTACTCGCCAAGGCAGTCGACGGGCGCATGCCGGCCGACCAGGAGACGATCCGCTACACCGGCGTGTACGGCGAAGACCTCGACGGCAAGCCTTACCTCATGCGTGAGGTGCTCGGCGGCGGTTCCGGCGGGCGCTACTACGCCGACGGCGAGGACACCATCCACGTCGTACCCGACTCTCGCAACCTGCCGACGGAGTTCACCGAGTCCCGCTTCCCGTTCCTGGTCGAGCGGCTCGGGCTCGCGGTCGACTCCGGCGGGCCGGGACGTCACCGCGGCGGTCTTGGCTACGAGAAGCACATCCGGATGCTCAAGGACGCCAACTTCATGTCCATCGCCGACCGCTCGATCCTGTCGTGCTGGGGCGTCAAGGGCGGCAAGGCGGGGCGACCGTTCCGGATCACCATCGATCCCGACGGTCCCAACGAGCGCAACGTCGACGCGCTGTCGGACTCCGAGCCGGTCAAGGCTGGCGAGGTCATCCGCATCCGCACCACAGGCGGCGGGGGATGGGGCGACCCTCTCGAGCGGCCCACCGACGAGGTGCTGCGCGATGTCGTGTGGGGCAAGGTCTCCATCGACGGCGCCCGCGACGACTACGGGGTCGTGGTGACCGGCAGTGAGGACGAGTACGCCGTCGACGATGCGGCGACGCAGAAGCTGCGCGCCTCGCAGCGTCGGGAGGCCGGCGACGAGCCGTTCTTCGACCGCGGGCCGGGCTACGCCCAGCTCTCCGGCGGCAAGTCGCACGCGGACGTCGACTTCGTCTAG
- a CDS encoding acetyl-CoA C-acetyltransferase, producing MADAYIIDAVRTPRGIGKQGKGSLSHLHPQHLAATVLKAIAERNELDTADVDDVIWSTSTQKGQQAGDMGRMAALAAGYDTKASGVTLDRFCGGGITSVNLAAASIMSGMEDLVVAGGTEMMSLTAAMAARESEAGITQLGMGSGNKALDELHPQTHQGISGDAIAEMEGIDREALDALGLESQRRAAIAIEEGRFDASIVPVHNEDGSLALEKDEYPRPQTTAESLAGLKPAFTKLADAPTVHGTTHKEQITRRFPDLDVEPVHHAGNSSGVVDGAAAVLLASKEYADKHGLKPRARIVAYANVGDDPTLMLNAPVPAANKVLKKAGLSKDDIDVWEVNEAFAVVTEKFIRDMDLPREKVNPNGGAIALGHPIGATGSILIGTALDELERTGGRYGLITMCAAGGMAPAVVIERIDEPAA from the coding sequence ATGGCCGACGCCTACATCATCGATGCCGTACGCACGCCGCGTGGAATCGGCAAGCAGGGCAAGGGATCTCTCTCGCACCTGCACCCACAGCACCTCGCCGCGACGGTCCTGAAGGCGATCGCCGAGCGCAACGAGCTCGACACGGCCGACGTCGACGATGTCATCTGGTCGACCAGTACCCAGAAGGGCCAGCAGGCCGGCGACATGGGGCGGATGGCGGCGCTGGCGGCCGGCTACGACACGAAGGCGTCCGGCGTGACGCTCGATCGTTTCTGCGGAGGCGGGATCACCTCAGTCAACCTCGCCGCGGCCTCGATCATGTCCGGCATGGAAGACCTCGTCGTCGCTGGCGGCACCGAGATGATGAGCCTGACGGCGGCAATGGCCGCGCGGGAGAGCGAAGCGGGCATCACCCAGCTCGGCATGGGCTCGGGCAACAAGGCGCTCGATGAGCTGCATCCGCAGACCCACCAGGGCATCTCCGGCGATGCCATCGCCGAGATGGAAGGTATCGATCGCGAGGCGCTCGACGCGCTCGGCCTCGAGAGCCAGCGTCGCGCCGCCATCGCGATCGAAGAGGGTCGCTTCGATGCCTCGATCGTGCCGGTCCACAACGAAGATGGCTCTCTCGCGCTGGAGAAGGACGAATACCCGCGTCCCCAGACGACCGCCGAGAGCCTCGCTGGTCTCAAGCCGGCCTTCACCAAGCTCGCCGATGCGCCGACCGTGCACGGTACGACGCACAAAGAGCAGATCACCCGTCGGTTCCCCGACCTCGACGTCGAGCCGGTGCACCACGCCGGCAACTCCTCGGGCGTTGTCGACGGTGCCGCCGCCGTACTGCTGGCCTCCAAGGAGTACGCCGACAAGCACGGCCTCAAGCCGCGGGCGCGGATCGTGGCCTACGCCAACGTCGGCGATGACCCGACGCTGATGCTGAACGCGCCCGTGCCGGCTGCCAACAAGGTCCTCAAGAAGGCTGGCCTGAGCAAGGACGACATCGACGTCTGGGAGGTCAACGAGGCGTTCGCCGTCGTGACTGAGAAGTTCATCCGCGACATGGATCTGCCTCGCGAGAAGGTCAACCCCAACGGCGGCGCGATCGCGCTCGGCCACCCCATCGGCGCGACCGGCTCGATCCTGATCGGCACTGCCCTGGACGAGCTCGAGCGCACCGGTGGTCGCTACGGACTCATCACCATGTGTGCCGCCGGCGGCATGGCGCCCGCGGTCGTCATCGAGCGGATCGACGAGCCCGCTGCTTAA
- a CDS encoding HNH endonuclease signature motif containing protein encodes MNEQVVELSVAGELAAARDVYARAVRRATTALATEALSDRELIATLKLGGQHARLCDALLVAAIEQVHARNDAPRDERLTTRLGAKDAAELVRAATLCSGKAARTLMSAAKLTRRDRSMTTGELLPGRFPQLAAALRDGVISAATFLAATKPLNNAITRISAEDLVEADAILAGYARGHGNTITVDDGVGDIGGDDASLGEDADSLDDTDSGASSAALPPLDADDLAALARRITAYADPDGAEPTEKRALARRGLTLGKPKDGLVPINGHLMPETASQLERLLSAIINPRSTKGDVNLDEEAAAAGSDEPAASSLSAADAATAEEAAEAELPPSPDERTSPQKRHDALAAILNLAAGAADAPTLGGAPPTLVVTISAEDFERQSGWAHLDGLDVRTSWHAAQRVACIGVIQRVIHVATGRIVGIHTTGRVFNAAQRRAIIARDRECVIPGCHTPAAWCEIHHVQDWALGGATHTDNGVLLCWFHHRTLGYNGWHIRMTDGLPQVRGPQWWDPHRRWHQVHTTLARAG; translated from the coding sequence ATGAACGAACAGGTCGTGGAGCTCAGCGTCGCCGGCGAACTCGCCGCCGCACGCGATGTCTACGCCCGCGCAGTACGCCGCGCCACGACCGCCCTGGCCACCGAAGCCCTCTCCGATCGCGAGCTGATCGCCACTCTCAAGCTCGGCGGACAACACGCCCGCTTGTGCGATGCGCTGCTGGTCGCGGCGATCGAGCAGGTCCACGCCCGCAACGACGCGCCCCGCGACGAACGGTTGACCACGCGCCTGGGTGCGAAAGATGCCGCCGAGCTGGTCCGTGCCGCCACCCTGTGCAGCGGCAAGGCCGCGCGCACACTCATGAGTGCCGCGAAGCTCACCCGCCGCGACCGCTCCATGACCACCGGCGAACTCCTGCCCGGACGGTTCCCACAGCTCGCCGCCGCGTTGCGCGACGGGGTGATCAGCGCCGCCACGTTCCTCGCCGCGACCAAACCCCTGAACAATGCAATCACCCGGATCTCCGCTGAGGATCTGGTTGAGGCCGACGCGATACTCGCCGGGTATGCCCGTGGCCACGGCAACACCATCACAGTCGACGATGGCGTCGGTGACATCGGCGGTGACGATGCCAGCCTCGGCGAGGACGCCGACTCACTAGACGACACTGACAGCGGTGCATCCAGCGCCGCTCTTCCGCCGCTGGATGCGGACGACCTCGCGGCACTGGCACGGCGCATCACCGCCTACGCCGACCCCGACGGCGCCGAACCCACCGAGAAACGCGCGCTGGCCCGACGCGGCCTCACTCTCGGCAAACCCAAAGACGGGCTGGTACCGATCAACGGGCACCTGATGCCCGAGACCGCCAGCCAGCTCGAACGCCTCCTCAGCGCGATCATCAACCCGCGCAGCACCAAAGGCGACGTCAACCTCGACGAAGAAGCGGCCGCGGCCGGCAGCGACGAGCCCGCAGCCAGTTCGCTCAGCGCGGCCGATGCTGCCACCGCCGAAGAAGCTGCCGAAGCAGAGCTGCCGCCCTCGCCGGATGAGCGCACCAGCCCGCAGAAACGCCACGACGCCCTCGCTGCGATCTTGAACCTCGCCGCCGGCGCGGCAGACGCCCCGACCCTCGGCGGGGCGCCACCCACGCTGGTGGTCACGATCAGTGCTGAGGACTTCGAGCGCCAGTCCGGCTGGGCCCACCTCGACGGGCTCGATGTGCGCACCTCCTGGCACGCCGCACAGCGCGTCGCCTGCATCGGGGTCATCCAGCGCGTCATCCACGTTGCGACCGGACGCATCGTGGGAATCCACACCACGGGGCGGGTCTTTAATGCTGCTCAGCGCCGCGCGATCATCGCCCGCGACCGCGAATGCGTCATCCCCGGCTGCCACACCCCCGCCGCCTGGTGCGAAATCCACCACGTCCAGGACTGGGCCCTCGGCGGTGCAACGCACACCGACAACGGCGTGCTGTTGTGCTGGTTCCACCACCGCACGCTGGGCTACAACGGCTGGCACATCCGCATGACCGACGGCCTACCCCAAGTACGAGGACCCCAATGGTGGGATCCCCACAGGCGCTGGCACCAAGTCCACACCACCCTCGCCAGAGCAGGGTGA
- a CDS encoding NAD(P)-binding domain-containing protein: MRVHDAAVIGAGQAGLSTSYHLTRLGIEHVVLDANTRAGGAWQHRWDELSMADVHRVADLPGEPRASDDPNERANDAIPRYFADYERKYELPVMRPVDVRRVRREDGLFVIESTTESGPQQWHARTLVNAAGTWTRPFVPSYPGQADFAGRQLHTVDFPGSHWFEGRRTIVVGGGASAVQFLGMLAPIVGPDQVVWVTRSEPVWRTDDFTPEAGRAAVEMVAERVRAGLPPRSVVSVTGLALREQETKAADLGVYDARRPMFSRIEPGGVRWDSPESGGAAFEPADVILWATGFRPAIDHLAPLHLRAPGGGIHLAADETTAVADPRVQLVGYGPSASTIGANRAGRSAARGIRRALKETAN, translated from the coding sequence GTGCGTGTGCACGACGCGGCCGTGATCGGAGCCGGTCAGGCCGGGCTTTCCACGTCGTACCACCTGACTCGCTTAGGCATCGAGCACGTCGTACTTGATGCCAATACCCGCGCGGGCGGAGCGTGGCAGCATCGGTGGGACGAGCTGAGCATGGCCGACGTGCACCGCGTCGCTGATTTGCCGGGCGAGCCGCGGGCGAGTGACGATCCGAACGAGCGGGCCAACGACGCGATTCCGCGCTACTTCGCAGACTATGAGCGCAAGTACGAGCTGCCGGTCATGCGGCCGGTTGATGTGCGTCGAGTACGCCGCGAGGACGGCTTGTTCGTCATCGAGTCGACGACGGAGAGCGGACCGCAGCAGTGGCACGCGCGCACCCTCGTGAACGCCGCTGGCACGTGGACGCGTCCATTCGTCCCGTCGTACCCGGGCCAGGCCGACTTTGCGGGACGCCAGCTGCACACGGTCGATTTCCCCGGATCGCACTGGTTCGAGGGACGCCGCACGATCGTGGTGGGCGGGGGCGCGTCGGCTGTGCAGTTCCTCGGAATGCTCGCGCCGATCGTCGGTCCGGATCAGGTCGTGTGGGTGACGCGCAGCGAGCCGGTATGGCGGACCGATGACTTCACGCCCGAGGCCGGCCGTGCGGCGGTTGAGATGGTCGCCGAACGTGTGCGCGCCGGACTGCCGCCGCGCTCGGTCGTATCGGTGACTGGTCTGGCGCTGCGCGAGCAGGAGACTAAAGCCGCCGATCTTGGGGTGTACGACGCCCGCCGGCCGATGTTCAGCCGGATCGAGCCGGGCGGCGTGCGCTGGGATTCGCCAGAATCCGGCGGAGCGGCGTTCGAGCCGGCCGACGTCATCCTCTGGGCGACCGGCTTCCGGCCAGCGATCGATCACCTTGCGCCGTTGCATCTGCGCGCGCCTGGCGGAGGCATCCACCTTGCCGCCGACGAGACAACTGCGGTTGCCGACCCGCGGGTGCAACTCGTTGGCTACGGCCCGTCGGCAAGCACAATCGGTGCCAACCGCGCCGGGCGTTCCGCCGCCCGCGGCATCCGCCGTGCCCTCAAGGAAACCGCCAACTAG
- a CDS encoding SRPBCC family protein, which produces MTLDRPLGVGADGGHGAIRYRVVEHDPGRRVRFEVHSVRGISGFHEFTITDLGDGALLRHDLRCGLRGVMRLVGPVVVEPLHDAVLEDLLDNAERLAVGRVQRVARWSPWVRMLRLVDGDLPGGVWRRARKA; this is translated from the coding sequence ATGACGCTGGATCGACCGCTTGGAGTTGGCGCTGACGGTGGGCACGGCGCGATTCGATACCGGGTCGTCGAGCACGATCCCGGTCGTCGAGTGCGGTTCGAGGTTCACTCGGTTCGGGGTATCAGTGGTTTCCATGAGTTCACGATCACCGACCTTGGCGACGGGGCATTACTGCGTCATGACCTGCGGTGTGGCTTGCGTGGGGTGATGCGGCTCGTCGGGCCGGTCGTCGTGGAGCCGCTGCATGACGCCGTGCTCGAGGATCTGCTCGACAACGCAGAACGCCTGGCAGTCGGGCGGGTGCAACGAGTGGCGCGGTGGTCACCATGGGTGCGCATGCTTCGGCTCGTCGACGGCGATCTGCCAGGCGGAGTGTGGCGGCGCGCACGCAAAGCGTGA
- a CDS encoding SRPBCC family protein, with amino-acid sequence MTTDANAEQTDQLAVRRTIAASPQTVFGVLADPAQHAAIDGTGWVRDPRSSGPITAVGDVFEMDMFHPNVGGDYVMRNEVVAFDPPSAIAWLPIGQGPDGQWAPGGWQWRYDLAPSGDGTQVTLTYDWSDVPQFLRDNIPFPPFPVSHLENSLANLDALATGSKR; translated from the coding sequence ATGACAACCGATGCGAACGCTGAGCAGACTGACCAACTCGCTGTACGCCGCACGATCGCTGCCTCCCCGCAGACGGTATTCGGCGTACTCGCCGACCCCGCGCAGCACGCCGCGATTGATGGCACTGGCTGGGTCCGCGATCCCCGCTCGTCTGGACCGATCACGGCCGTAGGCGACGTGTTCGAGATGGACATGTTCCACCCGAACGTCGGCGGCGACTACGTGATGCGCAACGAGGTGGTCGCGTTCGATCCCCCGTCGGCGATTGCCTGGCTACCGATCGGGCAGGGGCCAGATGGCCAGTGGGCACCCGGCGGTTGGCAGTGGCGCTATGACCTCGCTCCATCCGGTGACGGCACCCAAGTCACGCTCACCTACGACTGGTCGGACGTACCGCAGTTCCTACGCGACAACATCCCGTTCCCGCCGTTCCCGGTCTCGCATCTCGAGAACTCGCTGGCCAATCTCGACGCCCTCGCAACCGGGTCGAAGCGCTAG
- a CDS encoding hydantoinase/oxoprolinase family protein → MTSSEAPAGRAGHIRIGVDTGGTFTDIVAVDASTGAIATTKTPSTPSNPADGFLNGIEKILEQIGAQPTVLESISHGTTVATNQLLEGKVGELGFITTEGYEFVLEIARQSVPDGYGNSYFWVKPDRIVPADKVKTVGGRLNFQGEEVRPFDREQAVKAVRWFKDRGISTIGVCLLHAYANDSHEQAMLEVIREEYPEAVVSLSSQVLREYREYERTMTTLVDAAVKPKVAAYVAGIAERLAELDTDRTIPFSIMRSNGGVLSADEVVHQPITTVLSGPAAGALGAAVIAQNAGFSSIVTCDGGGTSTDVTVIQNGQPTLTTEGTVGAYPSKIPMIDVVTVGAGGGSIAWIGPEGTLKVGPKSAGADPGPLCYAKGGTEPTITDAHLVLGRIPPHLLGGEIPLDVEAARTGIEELAGKLGLSFEECATGILEISAWNQANALRQVTVKRGLDVRDFPMVTFGGSGSLLACRLMDILGLPAVLVPPNPGNVSAYGLLTVDVRNDYVQTQVSKHESLDLGKLGALFEELTGKAKAALEREGFPAEAQRFERSADLRYFGQAFEVRVDAPDGEITQEWADEVADRFHAAHHALYNYDFKGNPEQLVEWVNVRVTGIGPIARPEITDISAGSGAESAVIETREVYYDDWSKAKIYDRAKLGAGDEIEGPAVIQEFGSTVPIHPGFSATIDKAANIIIKRKDA, encoded by the coding sequence GTGACATCGAGCGAGGCACCAGCCGGGCGCGCCGGGCACATCCGGATCGGAGTCGACACCGGAGGCACCTTCACCGACATCGTCGCGGTCGATGCCAGCACCGGCGCGATCGCGACCACCAAGACTCCATCGACGCCGTCCAACCCGGCCGACGGGTTCCTGAACGGCATCGAGAAGATCCTCGAGCAGATCGGCGCGCAGCCGACGGTGCTGGAGTCGATCAGCCACGGTACGACGGTCGCCACCAACCAGCTGCTGGAAGGCAAGGTCGGCGAGCTCGGCTTCATCACCACCGAGGGCTACGAGTTCGTGCTGGAGATCGCTCGCCAGTCGGTGCCCGACGGTTACGGCAACTCCTACTTCTGGGTCAAGCCCGACCGGATCGTGCCGGCCGACAAGGTCAAGACGGTCGGCGGCCGGCTCAACTTCCAGGGCGAGGAGGTCCGCCCGTTCGATCGCGAGCAGGCGGTCAAAGCGGTGCGCTGGTTCAAGGACCGCGGCATCTCCACGATCGGAGTCTGCCTGCTCCACGCCTACGCCAACGACTCCCACGAGCAGGCGATGCTCGAGGTGATCCGCGAGGAGTACCCCGAGGCCGTCGTCTCGCTGTCCAGCCAGGTGTTGCGTGAGTACCGCGAGTACGAGCGCACCATGACCACGCTGGTCGACGCGGCGGTCAAGCCGAAGGTCGCGGCGTACGTCGCCGGCATCGCAGAACGCCTGGCCGAGCTCGACACCGACCGCACCATTCCGTTTTCGATCATGCGCTCCAACGGCGGCGTGCTGTCGGCCGACGAGGTCGTGCATCAGCCGATCACCACCGTGCTGTCTGGCCCCGCGGCCGGCGCGCTCGGCGCCGCGGTCATCGCCCAGAACGCCGGCTTCTCCTCGATCGTCACCTGCGACGGCGGGGGTACGTCGACCGACGTGACGGTCATCCAGAACGGTCAGCCGACGCTGACGACGGAGGGGACCGTCGGTGCCTACCCGTCGAAGATCCCGATGATCGACGTGGTCACCGTCGGCGCCGGCGGCGGCTCGATCGCCTGGATCGGCCCCGAGGGCACGCTGAAGGTCGGCCCGAAGTCGGCCGGCGCCGATCCGGGCCCGCTGTGCTACGCCAAGGGCGGCACCGAGCCCACCATCACCGACGCGCACCTGGTGCTCGGACGCATCCCTCCGCACCTGCTCGGTGGCGAGATCCCTCTCGATGTCGAGGCCGCGCGCACCGGCATCGAAGAGCTCGCGGGCAAGCTCGGGCTGTCCTTCGAGGAGTGCGCGACCGGCATCCTGGAGATCTCGGCCTGGAACCAGGCCAACGCGCTGCGCCAGGTCACCGTCAAGCGCGGGCTGGATGTGCGCGACTTCCCGATGGTGACCTTCGGCGGCTCCGGCTCGCTGCTGGCGTGCCGGCTGATGGACATTCTCGGGCTGCCCGCCGTGCTCGTGCCGCCCAACCCGGGCAACGTCTCGGCGTACGGCCTGCTCACCGTCGACGTCCGCAACGACTATGTGCAGACCCAGGTCAGCAAGCACGAGAGCCTGGACCTAGGCAAGCTCGGGGCGTTGTTTGAGGAGCTGACCGGCAAGGCAAAGGCCGCGCTGGAGCGCGAGGGCTTCCCGGCAGAGGCCCAGCGCTTCGAGCGCTCGGCCGACCTGCGTTACTTCGGGCAGGCTTTCGAGGTGCGCGTCGATGCACCGGACGGCGAGATCACCCAGGAGTGGGCCGACGAGGTCGCAGACCGCTTCCATGCCGCGCACCACGCCCTCTACAACTACGACTTCAAGGGCAACCCCGAGCAGCTGGTCGAGTGGGTCAACGTGCGGGTCACCGGCATCGGTCCCATCGCACGCCCCGAGATCACCGACATCTCAGCCGGTAGCGGCGCCGAGAGCGCCGTCATCGAGACGCGCGAGGTCTACTACGACGACTGGTCGAAGGCGAAGATCTACGACCGCGCGAAGCTTGGCGCGGGCGATGAGATCGAGGGCCCGGCAGTCATCCAGGAGTTCGGCTCGACCGTGCCGATCCATCCTGGGTTCAGCGCCACCATCGACAAGGCGGCCAACATCATCATCAAGCGGAAGGATGCCTAG
- a CDS encoding TetR/AcrR family transcriptional regulator encodes MGMVKSSPLTADDWIDAALRAIAENGVGAVAVEPLAKKLGTTKGSFYWHFSNRDNLLERALATWERDHTDAIIAAVDDAPTPRDRLKQLLERVFPADIDALEVALLAAAATDPRVRPALTRVTQRRTDHVAKLYRAAGMTKSAAHRRAVIAMSVYLGRLQLAFLTPNELPSGGAASAAMLADLESMLAPSESVEK; translated from the coding sequence ATGGGGATGGTGAAGAGTAGCCCGCTGACGGCGGACGACTGGATTGATGCGGCCCTACGAGCCATCGCGGAGAATGGCGTCGGCGCTGTCGCGGTCGAGCCGCTCGCGAAGAAGTTGGGCACAACCAAGGGCAGTTTTTACTGGCATTTCAGCAATCGCGACAATCTGCTGGAGCGAGCACTAGCAACGTGGGAACGCGATCACACAGACGCGATCATCGCCGCTGTGGACGATGCCCCCACTCCCCGTGACCGGCTAAAGCAGCTACTCGAACGCGTCTTCCCGGCAGATATCGATGCCCTCGAAGTCGCACTCCTTGCTGCCGCAGCGACCGATCCACGCGTGCGCCCGGCGCTCACGCGAGTGACGCAGCGGCGTACCGACCATGTCGCGAAGCTGTATCGCGCCGCAGGAATGACGAAGAGCGCTGCACACCGCCGGGCGGTCATCGCGATGTCGGTCTATCTCGGCCGACTGCAGCTGGCGTTTCTCACCCCGAACGAGCTGCCCAGCGGCGGCGCCGCATCTGCAGCCATGCTCGCTGATCTGGAATCGATGCTGGCACCGTCGGAATCGGTCGAGAAGTAG